DNA sequence from the Gallaecimonas pentaromativorans genome:
ACCCGCTCGCGCAGGATGTTAAGGCTCTCCAAAAGCCGGGTCATGCGGTCTTGCACTTCCAAAAGCAGGCGCAGGGCGTCGGCTTCTAAGTCGTCTTCGAGGTCGTCGGTCAGCTCTTCGAGCATCTCCTGCTGGGGCTCGATGTAACGGCGCAGGCTCAAAAGACGCCGGTCGAGGTTCAAGATGGGGCTGCGAAGCTCGGGCTTACTCTCAAGCCAGGCCATTTCCATATCCAGCAAGCCTTCGGTTAGGCGCTTTAAGTGCTCATCTGCGCCACGCACCAGGTTTCGAAGAATATCCCCCAGCACCGCCCAGGTGGAGGTGCCTTCCGAGGCCCGGCACAGTTTGTCGCTGGCCTCTGATACCGATTTAAGGCTCTGCCCGGCCAGGGTAACCAGGTTACGGTCATTGACCAGGCAGCGGATGGACACCATATCCTCGGCTTCCTTGCCGGGATTGAAGTTGATGCCGCGCATGATCAGCAGCAAGGTGCCATCGGTGTCGTATTGCCAGCGCGGCCGGGTTTCCTCGGCTAGGGCCGCTTCCACCAGGTAACGGGGGAAGCATTTTTTCAGCAGCTTGCGGCTTTGGTCCTGGTTGCGATCCAGGTGCAACCAGGCCGGTATATCGTCGCCCACAGCATTAACGCGGGCGCTTTCATCCAAGGGTTGGCGGCTGTCGAGCCAGTATCCGTATTCATTCATCCTGTGGCCTGCAAAGCTTCCTTGGGTCCAGTAAGTCTTTGAGCTGGGCTTCGCCCAGGTCGGTTTCTTCCTTGGCCACCTCCAAGATAGGGCGCCCTTCGGCATAAGCCTTCTTGGCGATGGCCGCGGCCTTAAGGTAGCCGATCTCGCTGTTGAGCGCTGTTACCAAAATGGGGTTTTTATCAAGGCTCTCGTTGACCCGCTCTTGGTTGACGCTAAAGCCGGCAATGGCTTTGTCGGCCAGGTGTTCGCAGCCTTTGGCAAGGATATCCACCATCTGGTTGAGGTTATGGGCCAGCAGCGGCAACATCACGTTGAGCTGGAAATTCCCGCTTTGGGCGGCGATGGTATTGGCGCTATCAAGGCCGATAATTTGGGCGCTGATCATGGCCAGGGCCTCGGGAATAACCGGGTTGACCTTGCCGGGCATGATGCTTGAGCCCGGCTGCAACGCGGTGAGGCTGATTTCCCCAAGCCCGGCCAGGGGGCCTGAGTTCATCCAGCGCAGGTCGTTGCTGATCTTGGTGAGCGCTACCGCCAGTTGGCGCATGGCAGCCGAGGCCGCCAGGGGCGCTTCTACCGCCGCCATGTGGGCAAAGGGCCAGTCGTGAGCTTCCACATGGATGTGCATCCGCTCGCTAAGGCGCACACAGACGCCGCCCGCCAGTTTGGGGTGGGCATTGATACCGGTGCCGACCGCGGTGCCCCCTAAAGGCAATTTTGCCAGCCGCTTAATGGCGTGGCGGATGTCTTCTTCCACCTCTTCGAGCTGCACCTGCCAGGTGGTGAGCTCCTGGCCGAAGGTGAGCGGCATGGCGTCCATCAGGTGGGTACGGCCGGTTTTTACTACGTGCTCAAGGCTCGCCGCCTTTTTCTCGATGGTTTTGATGAGGTGATTGAGCTTTACCAGCAGCACCTTCTCAAGCCCGGCCAGCACCGAGATTTGCAGCGCCGAGGGCACGGTGTCGTTGGAACTCTGGCCCATGTTGACGTCGTCATTGGGCTGCACGCCATTGCCGGCAAGGCTTGCTATCACTTCGTTGACGTTCATGTTGCTGGAGGTGCCGGAGCCGGTCTGGAACACCTCCACCGGGAAGGCCGCCAGGGGTTTATCGGCCAGCAGCTGGTCGGCCGCCTTGATAATGGCCTGGGCCTTGGTGTCGTCCAGCAGCCCCAAGGTCAGGTGGGTTTGGGCGGCGGCGCGCTTGATCTCGATAAGGGCGGCTAAAAAGCGCCAGGGCATGGTTTGCCCGGAGAGCTGGAAATTGTCGACCGCACGCTGGGTTTGCGGGCCGTAGAGGGCATCGTCAGGCAGGCTGACTTCACCCAGTGAGTCTTTCATTACTTTTGCCATGTCATTCCTCCGTTTTCAGTCACCCTGCCACGATGCCAAGGTGTTGTCATCTAAGAGATTTATCAGCATTAAGGTGGTTTGGGCCGCACCGGCCAGAAACACAGGGTTCAGGCGGTCTGCGGTATCGGTGCGATTGTGCCAATCGCTGTGGGTGTCATTGCCAAGGTACAGATAAGGAATGTGGGCCTGCCGAAAGGGGGCATGGTCAGAGGCTTGACGCCAGTCAGTGTAAAGGCTCGAGCCCTGCTGTTGCTGGCGCCGGTCGTGGCCCGGCTTGAAACACAGCGGTGCCGTGGCGGCAACAGCCGCCACCAGCGGCGCCAGCATGGGGTTGTCTTTGGTGCCGGCGCCAAAGAGCACCGGGCCGCGCCCAACCATGTCGAGGTTTATCACCAGCTTGGGTAGCGTAAGAGGCGGCGCGGCCAGCAGCGCCTTGGCCCCGAATAGGCCCCGCTCTTCGCTGTCGGTGGCGATAAGGGCAATATCACGCGCGGGCAGAGCCCGGGCCAGTGCCAGCAGCACTGCAACCCCCGAGGCGTTGTCGTCGGCGCCGGGGTAGCCCGGCCCCAGGTGATCGTAATGGGCCAGCACCCAAAGCTTGGGCTGGCCACGCCAGGCAATGATGTTATGCTCGCCTTCGGCAATAGCCTGGCGCTTGACCCAAAAGCCCTGGCGCAAAAATCCGGCAATGATGTACTGCTGCGCCAACTGGTGCCCTGGCGTTCCCGGGCGGCGCCCGGCCATGCTGGGCGCACTCAAAGCCTCGACATCGGCCATCAACGGGGCTGGGTCCAGACTTGGCTGTAACGGGCGGCAAGGCTGAGACTGGCAGCCGGCCAGTAGCAGCAGCCCCAAGATGGCAAGGCGCATTCATTAAAAAAGGGCCCGAAGGCCCTTTTTGTCAATGCTCGCGATACCCCACCGTCAGCGGCTGGCTGCGGTTTTCCGCCAGCAGGCTGTTGAGGCGGTCGGGGTAGTCGGTTTCGATGCCATCGACCCCCAGGCTCAGCATGCTTTGCAGCGCCTGGCGTGAATGGGCGCCCCAGGCAATCACCTTGAAGCCCTGGCCGTGGGCCTGGGTGAGGAACTCGGGGGTCAGCAGGCTGTAGTAAACCTGCAGGTAACTGACCTTCATGGCCAGGGGATTGACCCGGCGAATTTCGTCGTCCAGCAACAAGTTAAAGCGGGGAGACCAGCCAAAAAAGCCGTAAAGACGCGGAATATCGGGGGCAAGAGCGGCGAACCGGTCGAGAATGTCTGGATCAAAGGATTTGATGATCACCCTGTCTTGCATCTGGTAGGTGCGAATATGGGCCAGCACCTCCTCTTCCATGCCTGGCTCTTTGAGCTCGAGGATAAGCCGCGGCGTGCGGCTGGCAAGGGCTTGCATGACTTCGGCCAGGGTGGGGATCCACTCGTCCTGGTATTGAGGGCCAAACCAGGCGCCGGCATCCAGGGCGTTAAGTTGGGCCAGGGTAAGATTGCTGACTTTGCCGTGGCCGTTGGTGGTTCTGTCGACGCTGTCGTCATGAAACACCACCAGGGCGCCGTCTTTGGCCCGGCGCACATCCACTTCGATGGCATCAACCCCCAGATGCACCGCTTTTTCAACGGCAGCCAGGGTGTTTTCAGGGGCCAGGCCCGCCACCCCGCGGTGGCTGATGACCATGACCTTGGCCATGGCCGGCATGGCAAGCAACAGGACACTGGCCAGCAAGGCGGCTTTGTATTGTCTTCCCACGTTGATCCCTCAAACCGGGGTTAAGCCCCGTTTATTTTTTTGTTATTAAATTTGAAGGCGCTATCTTACGCAGTTTGTAACAGGCCGACAACAAAGAAGGGGCGCCAGGCCCCTTCTTGTCAGACGTTCAAAAAGTGTTGCGGCGGGTTGGGGTTAACGTCGGCCTCGTAGTCGACCTCATCCAGCCCAAAACCGAACAGCTTCAAGAACTCTTCCTTGTAACCGTCGTAGTCGGTCAGCTCGCGCAGGTTCTGGGTGGTCACCTGGCTCCACAGGGCTTTACAGGCGTTCTGCACGTCTTCTTGCAGCTCCCAGTCGTCCATGCGGATACGGTCCATGTCGTCGGTGTCGCAAGCGCTGCCATCGGCTTTGTAAAGCTGCTGACTGAACAGGCGGAACACGTGCTCCATGGTGCCTTCGTGCAGGCCTTTTTCCTTCATCACCTTGTAAACAATGGCGATATACAGCGGCATCACCGGAATGGCGGAGCTGGCCTGGGTAACCACGGATTTGAGCACGGCCACGTGGGCTTCACCGCCGGTGCCTTTGAGGAGCGCATCGATAGCGGCTGCGGCGCGGTCCAAGTCTTCCTTGGCTTTGCCGATGGTGCCGTGCCAGTAGATGGGCCAGGTGATCTCGGTACCAATGTAGCTGTAGGCAATGGATTTACAGCCATCGGCCAGCACGCCGGCCTCATGGAGGGCCTTGATCCAAAGCTCCCAGTCCTGGCCGCCCATCACGGTGATGGTGTCCTGAATTTCCTGCTCGACAGCCGGCTCCACATCGACGGAGATGATTTCGTCTTTGTTGGTGTCAACCGCAGTGGCGCTGTAGGGCTTGCCAATGGGCTTGAGGGTGGATCGCACCAACTCACCGGTATCAGGCAGTTTACGCACCGGCGAGGCGATGGAGTAAACCACCAGATCAACCTGGCCAAGGTCGGCCTTGATGGTGTCGATGGCTTGTTGCTTCACCTCGTTAGAGAAGGCGTCGCCATTGATGGACTTGGCATAGTAACCCGCTTCGGTCGCCAGCTTGTCAAAGGCAACGGCATTGTAGAAACCGGCGGTACCCGGCTTGGTATCGCTACCCGGTTTCTCGAAGAAAACCCCCAGGGTATCGGCACCGGCACCGAAGGTGGCTGCTATACGGGACGGCATGCCGTAACCGCTGGAGCTACCAATTACCAGCACCCGTTTGGGGCCATTTTCGATGGCGGGATGCTCTTTGGTGTAATTGATCTGTTCCAGAATGTTGGCTTCACAGCCCGCAGGGTGGGCAGTAGTACAGATGAAGCCACGGATCTTGGGCTTGATAATCATGTGGGGGTCCGTGTGTGTGTTTCACAATCAGCGCTGATGGTAGCCCATTTTTAGCAAGACAAACATCCGATCACCTTCCCGCCCTGCACTTTCCTTCTCCTTGCTAACCGCTGCCACAGGCTAAAAAAAGCACAACAGCAACAGTCAGTTAGCATTCATGTTGGATCTTTTTTTAACCAACCGGCTTGCCAGGTGGCGCCCCAGCAATTACTGTATGCCCATACACTGTATATGATTACAGTACTCAGGAGAGCCCCATGGACCCGCGTTTGAATCAACTGCTGCAAAACAACACCGTATGGACCGGTCGTCATTGGCAACAGCAAGTGCCAGCCCATGGCACCGGTTATCAGGAACTGGACCAACACCTGCCGGGCCAGGGGCTCCCCAAAGGCGCCATCACCGAGATCCACTATCACCAAGACGGTATCGGCGAGCTGCGCCTGCTAATGCCCATGCTGGCCAAGCTGTCCCAGGAAAAGCGCTGGATAATCTTTATTGCCCCGCCCCACATCCCCTACGGGCCAGCTCTGGCCGCCATGGGCGTAGATCTGTCCAAAGTGCTGGTGGTGCATCCTTCCAAGATAAAAGACGAACTGTGGACCTTGGAGCAGGCCCTGAAAAGCGGCGCCTGCAGCGCCGTACTGGCCTGGCCAAAAGACGTGACAGATCCACAGATCCGCCGCCTGCAACTGGCCGCCCAAAAAGGTGATGCCATGGGCATTTTCTTTTATCGCCGCCAGCGCGCTCAAAGCCCGGCCGCCCTGCGCCTGGCGCTGAGCAGCCAGCAGAACGTGGTCAATATCGGCATTGAAAAACGCAAAGGCGGCTGGCCCCTGCCCGCCCAACCGATGGACCTTGGCAACAATGCCATTACCGGCCAACACAGTGCCAACGTGCTCAAGGGCCCCTGGGAACACTGACATGCGCTGGCTTTACCTGCACTTCCCCGACTTGGCACTGGAGCTTGGCAATGGCGGCCTCGTAGCCGAGCAGCCCCAGGCTTGCCTTGATAAAGAAAACCTTATCAGCAGCCTCAACAAGGCCGCCGCCGATGCAGGATTGCAACAAGGCATGCGCCTCAGTACCGCCCTGGCCCTGTGCCCGGTACTGGAGCAAGTCTCGGTTTCGCCCCTGCAATTGCACCAGGGCCTGCAAGCCCTGGCCCAGGCCGCTTATGACCTGGCTGGCCCCTTAAGCCTGGCCCCCCCTAGCGGCCTGTTGATTGAGCTTTCCTCCATGCAGCGTCTCTACGGTAGCGACCAAGCCCTGCTGGCCTGCCTGCATGACAATTTTCAAAAGCTTGGCCACCAGCTTTGCAGCGGCATTGGCGCCACGCCTCTGGCCGCCCGCCTGTTGGCTGAGGTGGATATGGGCCCGCTGCCCCTTGAAAGCGGCTGGGAAATGCTGCGCAGCCTGTCCCTTTGCGCTTTGGGTTTGCCGGTTAACCTCAACGCCCGCCTGCAAAGGGCCGGGTTGCGGCAAATTGGCCAGTTGCTGGACCTGCCGCGCATGGAGCTGGGTAAACGCTACGGCGCCACCTTGTTGTCGGTACTGGGCCGCCTGGAAGGCAGCCTTAAAGAAGCCCGCCAGCTTTATCACCCCCCTGAAGGCTTTGAGCGTCAATTGATCTTTAACCACGAAGTCAGCCAGGCACAGGCCTTGCTGTTCCCACTCAGTGCCCAGCTGCAAGCCCTGGCCCTGTTCTTGGAAAAACGCCAACTAGCCTGTAGCCAACTGCAATTGACCCTGTATTTTCGCGCCCAGGAGCCTTTGGAGCTCACCCTAAGAGGCGCCGAGCCCCTGTGGCGCCACCATGACTGGCGTGATATTGCCCAGCTGCAGTTAGAGAAGCTGCGGCTGGACGCCCCGGCGGTGGCCATCGCCCTTCAAGCCCAGCAATTTAGCCCCAGGGCCCCGGGCAACAACGCCTTGTTCGAACCCTCAAGGCCCAACGAGCCCTTGCTTGGCCGCCTTATTACTCGCTTGGGCGAACAGGCCATACAGGGTATCTGCCTTAACGAAAACCACTGCCCGGAAGAGGCCTTTTTATGGGTAAGGCCCGGGGAGAATTGCGCGGTAAAACCGCAAAAGGCGCTACGACCCCTTTGGCTATTGCCCAGCCCCGAGCCCTTGGATGATGCCCCCGACATTATTCGCGGCCCTGAGAGACTGGCCAGCGGCTGGTGGCAAAACAGCATTAGCCGAGACTATTTCATTGCCCGCCATCCCCAAGGGGGGCTTTGCTGGACATTTAAAGACAAGGAAGAGCGCTGGTATCTGCACGGCTGGTTTGGCTGATGTTTGCCCAGCTGTGTACCCGCAGCAATTTTACCTTCCTGACCGGGGCCTCTCACCCGGAAGAACTGGTCACCCAGGCCCATGCTCTTAGCTACCAGGCCATTGCCATTACCGATGAATGCTCGGTAGCCGGGGTGGTGCGGGCCTTCAGCACTGCCAAAGAGTTGAGCATCAAATTGCTGGTTGGCAGCCTTATCCAGGTGGAAGACAACCTGGAGCTGACTTTGCTGGCCCCAAGCCTTGCCGCCTACCAAGAGCTTTGCGCCCTGATAAGTGATGCCCGCCGCCAAGCGCCCAAAGGCCAGTACCGGCTGGCCCGCGAGCGCCTCCGCCAGTTGCGCCACTGCCTGCTGCTTTGGCACGCCAACCAGCCAGACGATACCCTGGCCGACTGGCTGGCCCGCCATTTTGCCGGGCGCCTGTGGCTGGCGCTCGGGCGCTACTACCACAGTGGTGAAGATGAACATATCAGCCACCTTGAAAGGTGGGCCAAGGCCCGCCAGCTGCCCATTGTCGCCGCCCCCCAGATACTGATGCACAGCCGCGATCGCCAGCCGCTGCTGGACTGCCTGAGCGCCCTTCGCCACCACACCACCGTCCAAGAAGCCGGCTGGCGCCTGAGCTGTAACCAAGAAGCGGTGCTGCACAACCTACCCACGCTCGGCCAGCGCTATCCACAGGCTTGGCTAACCGAAACCCTTGCCATTGCCAAGCGCTGCCAGTTCAGCCTGGAAGAGCTTAAATACCGCTACCCGGATGAATGGCTGCCGCCAGGGCTCAGCGCCAGCCAGTACCTGGCCCAGGAAGTGGAAAGAGGCCTGCACCGGCACTTCCCCGAAGGCCCCTCAGCCAAGGTACAAGGCCTTATCGCCAAGGAGCTGGCCCTGATTGGCGAACTGGGTTACGAGCATTATTTTTTGACCCTCTATGACATCGTCAATTTTGCCCGCAGCCAAGACATTCTTTGCCAGGGCCGCGGCTCGGCGGCCAACTCGGCGATCTGCTTTTGCCTGGGTATCACCTCGGTCAACCCCGAGCAGGGCAACCTGCTGTTTGAACGCTTTGTCTCCAAGGAGCGCAAAGAGCCACCGGATATCGATGTGGATTTCGAGCACGAACGCCGGGAAGAAGTGATCCAGTACATCTATCGCCGCTACGGCCGGGCCCGCACCGCCCTGACCGCCACGGTAGTGAGCTACCGGCGTAAAAGCGCCATCCGCGATATCGGCAAGGCCTTAGGGCTAGAACTGCCGGTGATTGAAAGCCTGCTCAGCCAACTGGACTGGCGAGACAAGCTGGACCCTTGGCGTGAGCAGCTCAAACGGCTTTGCCAGGCCAGAGGCGGCGTTTGGCCGCATTTTCTGGCGCTGGTCGATAGCCTTATCGGCTTTCCACGGCATCTGTCCCAACACGTGGGGGGCTTTGTGATAAGCCAGGTTCCCCTGGATAACCTGGTGCCCCAGGAAAATGCCGCCATGGAAGGGCGTACCGTCATTCAGTGGGACAAGGACGACTTGGAAAGCCTGGGGCTGATGAAGGTGGATATCCTGGCCCTTGGCATGCTCACCGCCATCCAAAAATGCCTGGCGATGATTCAGGAGCAAGGGGGCCCTGCCCTCACCTTGGCCACCATCCCCCAGGAAGACCCTCGGGTATACGCCATGTTGCAAGAGCCCGACAACATCGGCGTGTTTCAGGTGGAGTCCCGGGCCCAGAGCAACATGCTGCCCAGGCTCAAGCCCCGCATTTTTTATGATTTGGTCATCGAAGTGGCCATAGTGCGCCCCGGCCCCATCCAGGGAGACATGGTGCACCCCTACCTCAAGCGCCGCGACGGCATCGAACCGGTTAGTTACCCCTCCCCGGCTTTACAGAAGGTGCTGGAGCGCACCCTGGGGGTGCCGCTTTTTCAAGAGCAAGTCATCGAAATTGCCATGGTGGCAGCCGGTTTTAGCGGTGGCGAGGCCGACCAACTGCGCCGGGCCATGGCCAATTGGTCTCGTAACGGCCATATCGAAGCGTTCCGGCAAAAGCTGATTCAAGGCATGCAGGCTAATGGCTACGAACCGGACTTTGCCGAACGCATCTTCGAGCAAATAAAAGGCTTTTCCGGCTATGGTTTTCCCGAGTCCCACTCGGCCAGCTTTGCATTGCTGGTTTATGTGTCGGCCTGGCTCAAGTGCCACCACAGGGCCGCCTTTTGCTGCGCTCTGCTTAACAGCCAGCCCATGGGTTTTTACACCCCCGACCAGCTGATACAGGATGCCCGCCGCCATGGGGTTGAGGTGTTGGCGGTTTCAGCGGCGCACTCCTATTTTGAGCATCGCCTTGAAGGCCAGGCACTGCGCCTGGGCTTTTGCCTGATAAAGGGCATCAACGCGGCCGCTATCGAGGCCCTTATCGCCCAAAGACAGCAAGGGTCGCTCATGGCTGCCCTTACTGCGCTGCCCGCCACCCAACAAGAACTGCTGGCCGGGTGCGGCGCCTTAGATGGGCTCTACCAACACCGCTTTGAAGCGGCTTGGCAAAGGGCCAGCTTAGGTGAACAACTGCCGCTTTTTGCCGGTATCGAAGAAAGTGCCCCTGCCCGCACGCAGCTGGCGCCCCCCAGCGACCATGAAGTCATGCAGGCCGATTACCGCCAATTGGGGCTGACTCTGGGTACCCATCCCATGGCGCTGCTGCGCCGCCAGGGCCTTTTTAGCCAATGGGTGACGGCGGCCGCTTTGCCACAATGTCGCCATGGCCAACTGGTACGAATTGCAGGATTGGTCACCGGCCGCCAACGCCCGGGCACGGCCTCGGGAGTGACCTTTGTCACCCTGGAAGACGAGACCGGCAATATCAACCTGGTGGTATGGGCCGCTACCGCCCATCATCAGCGCCAGCCCTTTCTCAAGGCCAGGTTACTGGAGGTGGCAGGCACGGTAGAAAAGGAAGGGGCAATAGTGCATGTGGTAGCCGGCAAGCTTGTCGACCACAGCCTGTTGCTCGACAAGCTGCCGGTACCGTCGCGGGATTTTCGCTGAGGTTAGCGGCTACAGCGGATCTGCCAGGTAAGCTGGTACTCGCCGTCGTCCGACACCATGGCGGCCATGTCGGCGTCGTCATCCAAGGTGGCACCGGTCATGGTGCGGTCGGAGGCGCGATTCTTGGCCAGGGTATCGTCAGGTGCCAGCAGCTCCTGCTGGACTATGGTGAAGGAGGCAAAATCATGCTCCTCGCACTGCTCAAGGGCTTTGTCCTTGGCGTCACTCAGCACCTCGGCGCGGCTGTCCCCTTTGGCGGTAATGACATAGGTGCCTTCGGGCTTTTCCATTGCAGTGGTGCTGCTGCAACCAGCCAACAGCATCAGGGTAGCGCTCGCGGTTAAAGCTAAGGTCTTCATATGACACTCCTTTTTCCTTGAAGTCCTGATTCAGGCTAGTCGTTCCCCCTTGGCTACTACCTGAACAGTGCCCCCAGAGCGCCGTTAACAAGAAAGGTGGTACAGAGTGCGTTCAGCGCCGCCAGCGGTAACAGCGCTCCGGCCGGCCAATGCTGCCGTAGGAAAGGTCGGCAACCAGTTCGTGCTGGGTCAGCAAAAACTCCAGATAACGCCTCGCGGTAGAGCGGCTGGCCCCGATAAGGGCTCCCACCTTCTCGGCGCTCAGCTGCGCCTGAGGGTCTTCTTGAAAGAGTTGCCGCACTTTGGAAAGAGTCACCGCATCAATGCCCTTGGGGAGCCGGGTGTCGCTGGCAGCGCTGGCGCCGCTGTCGGTGCCCAAGAGTTTGTCCACCAGAGATTGGGTCAGCACTTCGCCCTGCTGCAGCTGCTGGTGGCGGGCACGAAACTTGGCAAGGGCCTGGTCCAGCCGGGCCAACATGATGGGCTTGACCAGAAAATCAAAGGCCCCCAGTTGCATGGCCTTTTCCAAGGCCGCCACCTCTTTGGCGGCGGTCACCATGATCACATCGCTCCCCACACCCTGGCGGCGCAGCTCACCCAACAGCTCCAGGCCATTGCCGTCAGGCAGGTGGATATCCAGCAGTAACAGCTCCGGCTGGCCCAGCGCCACCAGCCGGCTTGCCGTGGCCTTGTCGGTGGCTATCCCCAGTACTTGGAAGTCGTCACACTGGCCGAGGTAATCGGCCAGCAGCTGGGCAACGGCAATTTCGTCTTCGACTATCACCACCGAATGGGGCATCAACGGGGCTCCTCCTGGGTTGGAGTCTTGGGCAGGTAAACACTGAAGCGGGCGCCGCCCAGTATGGATTGGCCAAGCTCCAGGCTGCCGCCCAAGGCTTGAATATAGGTTTGAACAAGGTAAAGGCCGACACCGTGCTGGCGCCCGTCTTTGCTGGAATACTCCGGCGAGCAGAGGCTGGCGAACTGGTCATCGCTGATGCCGCAGCCGCTGTCTTCCACGTCAAAGATGATGTTGTTGCCCACATCGTCCAGCATTACCGAGATCCTGGGCGGGCGCGCTCGGGTTTTGACCGCCGCTTCAATGGCGTTATCGATAAGATTGCCGAGGATGGACAGCAGTTTCTCCACCAGCGCCGCCTCCCCGACCGCTTGCATCAGGCTGTCGGGCTCCACCGTCATCTCAACGCCCAGCTCCCGAGCTTTATGGTATTTACCAAGCAGCAGGCCCACCACCATGGGCTCTTGGATATGCTCAATCAACTGATTGACCTGCTCCTGGTAGCCCTGGCTTTCAAGGCCGATAAACTCCACCGCCTTCTGATAGGCCCCCATTTGAATAAGGGCGCCCAAGGTGTTGAGCTTGTTGGAATAATCATGGGTTTGCACCCGCAGTAGCTCAGAGAAGGCCTGCACCTTGGCCAACTGCTGGCTGAGCTCTTCTATCTCGTCAACCGGGCGAAAGCTGATCAAAACGCCGTCG
Encoded proteins:
- a CDS encoding error-prone DNA polymerase, with the translated sequence MFAQLCTRSNFTFLTGASHPEELVTQAHALSYQAIAITDECSVAGVVRAFSTAKELSIKLLVGSLIQVEDNLELTLLAPSLAAYQELCALISDARRQAPKGQYRLARERLRQLRHCLLLWHANQPDDTLADWLARHFAGRLWLALGRYYHSGEDEHISHLERWAKARQLPIVAAPQILMHSRDRQPLLDCLSALRHHTTVQEAGWRLSCNQEAVLHNLPTLGQRYPQAWLTETLAIAKRCQFSLEELKYRYPDEWLPPGLSASQYLAQEVERGLHRHFPEGPSAKVQGLIAKELALIGELGYEHYFLTLYDIVNFARSQDILCQGRGSAANSAICFCLGITSVNPEQGNLLFERFVSKERKEPPDIDVDFEHERREEVIQYIYRRYGRARTALTATVVSYRRKSAIRDIGKALGLELPVIESLLSQLDWRDKLDPWREQLKRLCQARGGVWPHFLALVDSLIGFPRHLSQHVGGFVISQVPLDNLVPQENAAMEGRTVIQWDKDDLESLGLMKVDILALGMLTAIQKCLAMIQEQGGPALTLATIPQEDPRVYAMLQEPDNIGVFQVESRAQSNMLPRLKPRIFYDLVIEVAIVRPGPIQGDMVHPYLKRRDGIEPVSYPSPALQKVLERTLGVPLFQEQVIEIAMVAAGFSGGEADQLRRAMANWSRNGHIEAFRQKLIQGMQANGYEPDFAERIFEQIKGFSGYGFPESHSASFALLVYVSAWLKCHHRAAFCCALLNSQPMGFYTPDQLIQDARRHGVEVLAVSAAHSYFEHRLEGQALRLGFCLIKGINAAAIEALIAQRQQGSLMAALTALPATQQELLAGCGALDGLYQHRFEAAWQRASLGEQLPLFAGIEESAPARTQLAPPSDHEVMQADYRQLGLTLGTHPMALLRRQGLFSQWVTAAALPQCRHGQLVRIAGLVTGRQRPGTASGVTFVTLEDETGNINLVVWAATAHHQRQPFLKARLLEVAGTVEKEGAIVHVVAGKLVDHSLLLDKLPVPSRDFR
- a CDS encoding response regulator encodes the protein MPHSVVIVEDEIAVAQLLADYLGQCDDFQVLGIATDKATASRLVALGQPELLLLDIHLPDGNGLELLGELRRQGVGSDVIMVTAAKEVAALEKAMQLGAFDFLVKPIMLARLDQALAKFRARHQQLQQGEVLTQSLVDKLLGTDSGASAASDTRLPKGIDAVTLSKVRQLFQEDPQAQLSAEKVGALIGASRSTARRYLEFLLTQHELVADLSYGSIGRPERCYRWRR